GAGGTTCCCCCCCCACCGCCCTCCCGGCCCAGACCCTGACTCTAACCTCTCTCACCACGCTAGCAATGTCCTCCTTGTCCTGGGCTGTGAGGTCAGGGGCAATCTTCACCAGCACTGCCAGCTTCCATGCTCTCTGCAAGGCCTCCCTTTCCTGGAGCACCTGGGATGACAAATGGCCAGAGATGGGGACCCCCAGACCACGGCCCGACAGTGTAACTGGGACCTACGGCTGCAGGTCAGTGGGTTTTCACACGTTATCAAACTTAAGCATgaacaatttttcctttttaggaaaCCCAGCCCTCAGTTACATGAGGGACCCCATCAAGATGGATTTGATTCAATTCTTTTGAACCAAAGAAAACCCACTGGCATTGGCTAATAATATCTTAAGGGTCTTTTAGACTTTAGTTCCTAAAACATAACCAAGAAATACTGCGCCAAGTACTAGATGGTGGAAAGTCATTCCATTCATTCCTATGCTAGGTGCTAGGGACAGAGTGACAAATGAGAGAGACATGGTCCCTGCTGTCATGGGCCTTAGGGTTTAACAGCAGGGACAGACAACAATTAATAACTACTGCACATGATCAGTGTTGTGGTAGAAAGTCAGAGGGTGCTTCAGGAGGGTGTGGCACGGCGGCCTGACTGGTCCAGGTGTCAGGGACAGCTTCCTGAGGGTGACGCTGAAGCTTGGCCCTGGAGAATGAAAGGGAGCAGATGGATGGGCGACGAGGGTGTAACTGCCCACCTTGGTCAGCAGGCAGCGCGGCTCGGCCTTTCCCTGAAGGCCCCACAGCCCAGCCGTGTTGGGGCTGGATACGTTCCCCACCAGGTAGTCGGCCAGGGGGCCCAGCACCTGGACGCCCACCGCATAGTCTGCGGCTGCATCCGCCAAAGTCTTATTCTTCCCCAGGTTTATTCCCAGTGGCAGCCCATCTGCAAACATCGCTGGTCAGGATTTTGACCCCACACACCACTTCCTGGGCAACAGTCGGAGGCCATCTTCGACCAGACAGCCTGCAAACGGCCTTGTAGATCCCCCGCTCCGAGCCCAAGCTTCCCTGCGCCCCTTGCCTGCTCCCCAAAGAACACCGCAGTCTCCGTATAGCAATTCTGGGCAACTCCAAGAATGTTCCATggcattttgccttttttatttttaaaactgtaatggAAAATGGAGAAACGAGGAGGGCAAATAGTAGTGATCCAAAGGTAGGCCCCATAAATTTAGTAAAACTCAGAGTGGACAGAAATCAATATATGTGGGGCGACTTTAATCTCAAGGGATGCTCCAACAAGCAATGTGTAATtgtgaggaaaaaacaaaattaaagaatatgtatacaatactggaaaaaatttaattatcatgCCTAAAATGCAGAGgtataattgttttataattttggttcTGAGAAAAGGAATTTCCCCTTATAATTGAGGTGACTGTACATCTCAGCACTCTCAGGAGAGTGTTGACTACTCCTGTAGCCTGGGCGTAATTATTACTGCCTACCGCCTACCGCCTTTCACTCTCCAAAGTGTCTCCATTTGCACGTAAGTAATGAGGTCACCTTGCTTAAAAGTCCATAGGACTATCACTTGACTTGCATTTTTGATCTCCAGGAAAATGCATTTTCAGAAATATGCCGTGTGTGAAAGAAAGGGGTTGTCTGTACTTGACTTCTCCTAAGAGACTCTCCTATCTGCAAAAGTCAGTGGTACGTCAATGGTATAGGCTGCTTTTTCCATCTGATGGTTGGGAAAAGACCTAGAACACCAAGTTAGCTCACAAAACATGTGTCAGGCCAGGGAGGATGGAAGAACAATATCTAGTACTGCTAATGACCTTCCCACACTCCAGATCACACTTTCTTATCACCAGCTTGAAAGTAAATGAGATTTGTGTAGCTAACCTCCTGGGAGGGGGCCGAGGGAGAGGATTAGAACTCAAGCAGACAAAAGTTAGAAGACAAGGTCTCCAAGCTTCCCAAGTTTAGCAACCATCAAGCCAAGATCATTTGTAAGCTTCAATTCTTTTCCACTTAGGTAAATTGGCTTGAAAGAGAATATCACTTTTGTGTAGCTAATGAATCTTTCATTAGTAGTCATCTGCCCAAACTGACAAGATTTTGGAGTTAGAAATTGCTGGGTAGCTCTGTCCCCAGAGGGCACCACAGCTTTGTCAACTCATGTCCCTTGGCATGGTGCTAGCAAGAAGCTGTTTTCAAGACTCCCAGCTGCTGGCGGGTACGTCTGTGCAGAGCACTGCCATAGGCTTTGCACTGCAGTGAGCGTCAGGGCCAGACTGAGAGTGAGGGGGGGCACGGGGGCAGCGGGAAGGCTGGCGCACAGAGCACTGTGGactattaaaagaagaaaaggaaggtgagCAGGAAGGAGAGCATCCCAAACAGTGACACCCTACCGTGACCTTCCCAGTTCCCCGAGTGGGCAGGTCTGCAGTATAACAAAGGCAGCTGTTCCCAAACAAGGCCATTTCTACTCTCCAAATCTGACATTGCTTAATGCCCCAGACCTTTCCGCCTCACTTCCTGAAATGAATCTGACATCCATGGGTTTCCTCATCATGCCACCAGGACATCTAATGAGACTTCAACCTCATGGAAGGAGTTTCAGAGGGacccaaagaagaaaatgatcccTACTGAGCCACAGCCCTGCATGATCCCAGAGGGCACCTGGGGACGTATGTCAGGACACCACAGGGCTATGAGCACTAAGTGCGTCCTGAGAGACAGCAAAGCAGACAGCCACGGAGAGTAAACATCTGCATTTCCAAAGGCAGCCTTCGAACATGCTTCTTGTTTCCAAAGTAAGTCATGGGGAATATTTTCCCAAATGCTAATATTAGTTATCCCTGAGTGGGGAGGAGTTTgagttactttttcttctttatgcttctCTGTATTTACTAACTCTTCTATAactaatacatattatttacaaTGTGAAAGAAAGGACAACAGAGTGGAACATAGGAAGATGTCCTGTTCACACCCTAACCACCTGTAAGATCATAGTTGAGCCACTTTGCTTTGCTTACTTCCAGCCTTCACTAGTTATGATATAACACAGGTTACATAATGAGACAGAAACACAGTGAGTCTTTGCTAAATCGTGAAACTGAGTTAAAATCTTGGAGGCTGGGGCGGAACCAGGAAAATTCCCCTAGGAGATGAGCCCTGAGTTCCTTAGTGGCTTTTTCTATTGCTCAACCATGTTCATTTCACTGAGAGTGTTGCCAGTGTTTCTCCCACAGTTCCTCCTAATAAATGCAAAGAGCCCCACGGATGCAACTCCATTTTACCTTCCGTGAGCCTGGCCTGCTTCTGCTGTCTGGCCCGTAACCTGTGTTCTACCACTGACAGCCCCTGACTGTTAAATCCGTATCTGCAGCACACAAGCAGATGGGGAGGGCAAGGTTAGAAGGCAAAGGATGTGGGGAGAGAGCTCCGAGGCCATTTCCACTGTATACTTATGActtttgaaaacagaaacaacaaacagTCAGAATCAGTTCTTAAACTGCCTGGGACTCCTAGAGAACTTGCCAGAACGCCGTCTAATACAAAGGGAAAGATTAAAAGTCACAGACAGGCCGGTCAGCCAACTAGCATTGGCAGCAGCCCCGACTCGTCTGCAGTAGCTGCCCCAGACCTGCTGGATCCTACATCCGCTCCTTACCCAGCCACTGGTCCCCCCAGCCCTCACCACTCTGATAGCCGAACTTTCCACCTCTCGCCTGGGCTCCGCCAGCGTCCTCCTGGGGCCCATGCTGCTCCACTTCCCTGTGCTCTCTCCCTACGAAATCGCCCCTCTTCCTGGTCCAGATCTAAggctcccctcctcctgcacagAGTTCCCAGCTGCAGAGGATCCCTCAGCCCCTTGGCATTCACAGAGGGCTTCATACCCATCCTCCTGGCCCaggatatgtatgtatatatgtgtacttTAAAGTTCCCATCCCGGTTATAATCTTGAGGGCAAGCGACATGTCCTACCTCTCTATCACCCTGTCACTAGGCACCCCCCGCAGGCAGAGGCAtcgtttttctttttaatccctgTATCCCCAGCCCCACTGTGGGTGGCTGACCTAGTGGCCAttccccttctctgcctccagTGGAACCCACCTCCCCTGATACTGGGGAAGATGCTAATGACTCCTTCCAGCCTTGCTGGCAACTGAAACATGAGTGTGTGACCAGGTATGTGCCCAGCCCTTTTTACTGTCTTAATGTcaccaaaatattttgaattcacATATGCTTGCAGAGTTGAGTGAGGGCACTGGAGAAACAGGTGGATGAACTACAAACTCTGAAGTCCAATAAGCCTGAGCCACACCCAAGCTCTCCTGCTTTTCACCTCCATGACCGCAGCTAAGTTATTTAGCTCTCTGAACCTTGACGTATAAACCTGTTCAACAGAAATAGTGAAACCTGCTTTCCAGGGCTGGTGTGAGGACAGATGCCTGGCACACTATAGATGCTCAGCAGGGTTCCTGAACATTCCAAGTGTCAGAACAATGTCTATGTTCTATGAGAGAAAAAACCGAGAGCCCCACTGGAAAGAGGCCTCCTCTGTTAACTCTGGGTCTTTCGCCTACCTGTTAATGACGGCTTGGTCCTTGAGGAGGCAGAAGAGTCTGGGTCTGGGGTTTCCTTCCTGAGGTTTTGGAGTCACACTTCCATTCTCAGCAAATCCAAAGCCCATCTTATAAAGTCCATCCACAGCTTCCCCGTGTTTGTCACATCCTGCCGCAATTCCTACTGGATTTTGGAATTTATGACCCAGAACTCTCACTTCCTGGGAAAACGACGACAAAAGTCAGAAGTACATAAGGCTTTCCCAGtgtttctccaagtgtggtccctggCTCACCTACATCCGAAACACCTGGGAAGCTGGTTAAACATGGGATTGCTGGGTTCCACCCAAGGCAGGCGACGGAGTGCTGAGAGAACCTATTTTTAACAGagctctccaggtgattgtgATGCCTGCTAGAGTTGGAAAACCATAAGGCTCTATTACCAACAAGACTGGGGAGAAAAAGTGTTTCTACCATGGCATGAACATGAGACAGGCACTGTCGTTTCCAACTATGGTTACGATTCGTACCTTCTTGTCTACTGTCCTGGGTGGGAGAGAGTAGCTCACTGGCGTCAGGCCCTTGACAGTGCTGCTCTGAAACCAGGAGTGTCAAACAACAAAACCCTTTAATCGGCTTAATAAAGTCAGCTTCAGCTGTGCCCTTGCTCAGCCAGTCTCATAAGAAACCCCAGCAACAGTGCACAGACTCTCATGGGAGCCAGAGGGAGGAGCTGCTCCGCTGGGCAGAACGGATTGCTGGTCTCCGGCAACCTTTAAGAGGACCAGCAAAGGGCGCCCAAGGTGAGCACCATCTGATCGTGTAAGCAGGAGGTGAGAAAGATGCTCCAAGAGTAGTTGTGAAGCTCAAATGAGACCACTGTTTAACATAAGTCCTGTAAGTAATATATAATTCTCcttgtcatttaattttataatatgttacaTATAACAAATACTGCTCAGATTGAACTCTAATTCTCACTGCTAACTCGAGGGTCTGGTTTTAAAAAGAATCAGTCCCGGCTGAGAAACATTACTCCCAGCTTCAGCCTTGCATTTAATGCATAAGGTGTTCCAAGAGTACCTACCAGCATGTCAGAGTCTTGAAGTTCGAGGAAGGAGTCCCAGGGAAGTAAACTGAACAGCCAGTCTGTGGGCTGACTCTGGGTCCAGCAGCCTCTGCAGAGCTGGCATCAAGTGTTCAGCATAGAAATGCTCATCCCCCATGGCTGTCAGGTAGGAAGCAAAGGGAAGTCCTCCACCCCCCAAGATGACCAAAGCATCCTCGGCCCGTTTTGGGGGgcggaaaaaaaaaagcctgttagGGCCCCTTTTCCCACCGGGCCAAGCTGCAACTTCTCCTGACAATGGCCTCTGCAATCAGAAGCTGTATCTACACTTCTACTTACACACACTCCTCTGGCCTTGAAGACTTTGCTGAGGATGCCAGAGCAGCCTGCCCCTGTAGGGgcatgcattttcttttctttttttttttttttttactggttaGCCTGATGGGGCAATGCTAATAGACATCTGTGGGCAGGAATCAGTAAAGGCAGACTTCGTTCTTTGCTTGAGACTATCCGAAGCATGAATTGTCCCACATTCTGTATGACTCTTGAACATCCTGACATTCGTGTGGGTAAAAAAATGATCTGTTCATGTTATCTGAGCCTTGAGCCAAACGATATTTCACTACATAAACACAAACTATCCACATGGTTTTCATATACAGTACAATTACCTTGTAATTCGAGGGACAACTGTGCTGTTTTGCACAGGACGTTATCAAGAATTGTACACCATTTCAGAAAATCCCATCAGGAATGGTGTTTTGCTTGGTGTGTCTGACAACACAACACACCTGTGGCACTCATATTTCTAAGTAGAGGTATAAACACCCAACTATCACATACTGAAATGCTATTATAAGTGactttaatttctcctttatatctCAGGAAATTATGTTggctttcaaaaataatacacagataTTACACATTTCTTTTCTGCATGATGGGggcttttcaaaatataaaaaacaagctCCAAGTCTTACTGTCTGAGAACCACTATCCTACCTCACAAGTGGTTCACAATGCTTTTCTCCAATGCTGCCAGATGCTAAATCACTCACTCATTAGTTCAATCTTTCATCACATACTGATTGTGCACTCAAAGGTGGACAAAACAGATCTAGTCCCTACAGTGTCTTCAAGAGAGACAGAAATCAATGATCATACAAATACGTtgctaagaaggaaaagaagtataAGGTTATGGAAGGACCCAACCTAATCTGAGGGAAGAAAAAGCTTGTTTGATGAAATGACGTAAAGCTTTTATAAAGGATTTTATAAAAGGCAGTAGGGGGAGGAAAAGGTGTAAAGGTTCCCTGGGCGACACAACAGAATGAGAAGGGGAGAACGTTTGTTTGGAACTGAGGACTGAGAAAGCAAGAATTAAGATGAGGCAGGAGAAATAGGCGAAAGTCTTGGCCAGAATAGATTTAACGTTTTGTTCCCTAAACCAAGAAGTGACATAATGAGATTTACTTTTAAGGATCCCTCAAAGCTGATGTAAGGTAGATCAAGTATTCATTGTCACCCTGGAGTCTTCCTGGAGACTGTAGGAACGCCCCTCATGTCAGTCAACAATATTTCAGCACTTAACTACATCCCAGATCGTGGAAATTGACCTAAGAACTCCTCGCACTGAGCCCCCGCCCCAACAAAACTTTATCTAGAAGGATTGGGACCATGTCTTAGTCTACTTTCATCCCGCGGTGGCTCCTGCACACCAATGCCAGTCGGTCATGTTCACTAAGTGCCCCTGTGCCAGGCCCGCAGGCACTGACACATCGGCATCTGCCCGACTCCGTGGGCTGTCCGCACACGCCTGGCCGGGTACACGCGTAAGTACACGAGCATCTGCAGGTGCCTCCAGAGACACACAAAACTCCCAAAGGGGCCCAGGCTCTGGGAGGCGCCTCCTGTACCCATCTCACTCCAGTTCCCCCCCATGGGCACTGCAAGCCTCACTTGCGGTACTTACTTTCAGATGTCTCCACGCATGCTCCCTGCCGCCACTGGCCCCACCGCTGCCTCGCTTCCATTCGAGGAGATGGAGGAGCCCCGCCCCTATCTCCGTGCCCGGAGTCGCCAACCCACCAATCGCCGGGCAGGAGGGTAGGGCGAGCGCCTCGCTGTGGCGGAAGGCCCCGCTCCGCCCCGAAGTCCTGATTGGACGCTCGCGCGCGAGCGCAGTCGCGACAGTCGTTCCTCCTCCGCCCGCTCGCCTGCCGGCGCGAGTCTTTGATTAACTGTCACTGTAGCATAGTTTGTCACCCGCGGAGCTTCTCTGCAGTCCCGCAACCTCGAATCTGAGAGTCCCTGAGGAGCCCAGGCTCCAGGAGGAAGAAAAACCTTACTAGAAGCCCCTGAAGTGACGAATGCCCTCCTCTGAGGGCAGTGGGCAGCTGTTGGGGACAAGACGGTTTCTTCTACTATTGTCCTTCAGGGAGGTGACCAGGTTCCCCATCCTGAGCCCAGCAGAAGGGAAGAATCCCATCTCTGGCGGCCTGCCCACATGGTTGCCTTACATCTGCTGGCTCCTAGGGGTCACTAGCCTGGCTTCTGCCTTTTTTACTCCACTTTATAGCTTAGAATTGAACCAAGACCAAGCCACCAGCTGGGTTGTTTCCGTTATTTTATCAGTGCTTGAGAACATCTTCACCAGCCAGCCAGTAAAGGTACGTGAGGACTGGAACAAACCATTACAGTCGCAGGGagcttgggaaactgaggtcccaTGGATGTCAAGCCAAGGCGCCTAATGGTGTTTGaaaatttaacaacaacaacaagagaAAAAGTAGGCAGAGGGATATGTGTAAGACCATCACAGGTCTTCCAAAGATACTGAGAGACATCATTGAACAACTTACACGTGTCATCACAAATCATTTAACAGTTTAAGCTTTCCTAGCCAACCACATCAAGGACTATAAACGAAAATGTGAATATGAACATTATGTAGACTCTTGGGGCCCTTCCAGGTCCCCATCATTATgaagaaagagtagaaaatgaGTTCATTGTCAGTTATCCATAAAACTAAAGGGCCACGtaattgaaatgtattaatacccACCTTTACCTTTGTATGTGTGATGTCATCTTCTTGGATGTGTCCTGTTTGCTCATTAAGTTCTCCTCCTATGATTTTCCTGTCCAGGTGATCGTCCTCACACCCTTACGCTCACTGATGATGAACAGGATGCTGTGGCTTAACAAGGAGAAGGAGCGACGAACGACGAGGGTCTTGGCACTCTTGGGTAGTTCAGGTAGTTCTAACTACTATCTAATTTTGCAAAGCCCAAATTATATCAGACTGGTAGAATTCTAACCACTTTACTGACACATTTATCTGTCTGCTGAAAGATGTATCCATTCACAGATCTTGTCTTTCTGTAATCAGGtggttcctcttcctcttctgcccaAGGCTAATCAGTGTGTTGCCAAAACTCTACACATTCCTCCCTAGATCATCACTCCCTCTCTCCAAGCTTCATCTCTCCCCGGCATTCTAGATGTCCttctcaatcttttctttttctcctgatcCCCAGGTACTATTTTCAGCTGCTCACCATCTGTAGCTGAGTGCCTGCAAGTGtctcaaatgaaaacaaattgttTACCTGCTCCACAGATCCGTTTCTCcactatattttctcatttcaatcaAGAGCACCACCATTCCCTAAAAGTGTCAGAGTACCAGGTCCTAAGTTGCTGTCTTATTCCCCACATTCAGTCACCAAGCCTGAGAAATGTCTACCCTCTACATAGGAGCCTCTCAAACCACCTGGATGAAGCGCACAAACTCGACCTTGGgcaaaaaagcaagttgcagaaaaaTTAGCACAGTACTTTAATCATGTAAAAACAATGCATGTCTTGACTAGAGTATATTTATGTATCTCCTTTATAAATCTATAGATAAAGTATAAAGGAATGCATGGGAATGATAAACTCTAAAATTCAGGAAAGCCTGACTTCTCTGAGGAAAAGAAGGGATACCATGATGCAAGGATACATGTAATGCATTTTGAACTGTTGTGCTCTCTGCCTAAAGTGACATGTTTTTCTTATCCTCACACTTGTCCATCTGGAAAACTCTGACTCATCCTCCAAAACAAAtgtcaaatgtcacttcctctgtgaagccttctctgactttCTTGGGGAgatttatttgttcacttttcaGGGATCCCGTGGTACTTGACACGCACATGCTCACATGTTTTGTGTTGTATTCtaattcctttcctctctctccctcttgatTCATGTGTCTCTAGATTCTTGTACTCAGTGTTGTCCACAGACCAGTAGCATTACCATCTCCTGGCGTTGTCAGAATTGCGGAATCTTTGGCCTCaccccagaatctgcattttaacaaaattcccAGGCGATTCCTGTGCACGTTAAAATTAGAGAAACATTGCTGTAGAACAGTGTTCCCCAAGTGTGGTCCACTGACTTCAAGTGTTTTTTTCTAGTCCAagataaatacagaaattgaatgtaagcatttagaaatttatagcaatttgaTAGGCTAATTTTACACCTGTGgaatctaattttcaaaatagggCTTATGTTTGACATGCTtctgttttattgcattttttctaGCAACTCACTTTTGTACAAAAGTGTTGATCCCCAATGGATTGGAATTTTTCTGAAAACAGGTCCTTCACCACaaatagtttgagaagcattgcaTAGATagctttattccttattttttcaaCATGTAACAGAAGGTGCTTATGGTAGTTGCCCAACAAACGTTGGTGAGTGACCACTTAATGACATTTAAGTCATTAAGAAAtatgacatttcttttctctacattTGAATTTTTGACAGCAAACTGCTCTTCACCACCATTACCTGGTTTGAAAGATAAGAACAACCCCATCTACGGAGCCCCACCTATGAACAGTCCACCTAAGCATCCAGAAAGAAccttgaaagagaagaaactgtTCAGGCTGACTGTAGATATTTTGGGTACCGAGAGGAAATGGCAACATGTCCATACTGCAGCACACTTTCCAGGAGGGAGACGGGGGTGGgaggataaaatggaaaatatagaagGGTGAaaaggtatcttttaaaattttcactttgtgaaaattgaAATTCTAGTAAACCAAAGTGGTATGATGAATAGACTCCTCAACTTGGAGTCTTGAGATTTCCTTGTGTACTTGAGTAAGTCACTTTCTCCACCTACAAAATGTAATGACAATCTTTGATCATTGAGTACATACATATGGGGTGGAAGGAAAGTGGAAATGCTTTGGAAAATGGCTGTTCTGTAGGTGCTAGGTGACTGGCTTCAACACATCTAGTGCTCTGTTGGATTCCCTAGACCAAACAGAATAGGTTTTGTTTTATCATGCGGTTGCTTCTTGTGAACATGGATAATTGAGAGGAAGCATGAGAGAGGAAGAGTGCATGTCTGCGCACGTGCTTAGTTCTAAGAACTAAACACAGTATTTTTGTGTGGGattttatgtatcttattttaagtaaaacttCTGATTAGTAGCAGAATAATTCTAGGAAggaatttatatgtgtgtgtgtatatatatacacacacatacagatatatgtatatattatcaaTTATTAGGTTGAACCAATGTATAATGCCAATTTCTGACCTTTTTTGAGCTGCAAAAGTCTAAAggcttagaaaaaataaaaatgtatagagtATTTCTAAGCTACCCACTCAATTATGATATTTTTCCATCTAAACTGGTACAAATCGTCTTCCTTATCCTGTTGATGACTATGGTCTACTCTTCAAGGAACTGCAATAGATTTTACCTCCATCAAGCTATCTGGAAGAGCTTTTCTCAGCATTTTTCAGAAGTCAAACTTCCTGAGGATTTCTGCCCCTGGGCCAGTTGCACCCTCCTCCCTAATCTGTATGGGGATTACAGAGGTAAGAGTCACAGTCCTGGGGCCCAGTCATGCCCATGTGGTGTGCAATTAGTTTTCCAAACACCCTGTCCAAGAACTAGGAGAAACTGCAGAAAGGCCAGTGGGCTCCTTGGATATGGCTGCCACCCTGTGGGCACCCAGAGGGTCTGTTCCCTGGAGCTCATCTACGCAGGTTCAGTTACATCTGTGCACCCAGGCCCATGGGCGCTGGTTGCCACTGCTGTGTCTTGTCAAAGGCTGACaaatgagaatgagaatggatTCGGTTACAGCATGAAAAGTAACTGGAGTGACCCCTGGGACGCAATCACATGTAGCAAAGCAGCTGTTCAATGAGCGCAAAACCAGGAATATGGTCTCACTGGAAGGATCTCCACAGGAGATGGTATTTTGGCCTGATGTGCAGTgtgtcccagctctgtcactgtgtcTGTATGACTCGTGTGGTTATCCTAGTCAGTGCAACAAAGATGCATTGAACACCTGTAATATGCTGG
The Lemur catta isolate mLemCat1 chromosome 20, mLemCat1.pri, whole genome shotgun sequence DNA segment above includes these coding regions:
- the LOC123625345 gene encoding polycystic kidney disease protein 1-like 3, which translates into the protein MPSSEGSGQLLGTRRFLLLLSFREVTRFPILSPAEGKNPISGGLPTWLPYICWLLGVTSLASAFFTPLYSLELNQDQATSWVVSVILSVLENIFTSQPVKVIVLTPLRSLMMNRMLWLNKEKERRTTRVLALLGSSANCSSPPLPGLKDKNNPIYGAPPMNSPPKHPERTLKEKKLFRLTVDILGTERKWQHVHTAAHFPGGRRGWEDKMENIEG
- the LOC123625490 gene encoding LOW QUALITY PROTEIN: dihydroorotate dehydrogenase (quinone), mitochondrial-like (The sequence of the model RefSeq protein was modified relative to this genomic sequence to represent the inferred CDS: inserted 3 bases in 2 codons), producing the protein MKRPLSGEVAAWPGGKRGPNRLFFFRPPKRAEDALVILGGGGLPFASYLTAMGDEHFYAEHLMPALQRLLDPESAHRLAVQFTSLGLLPRXLQDSDMLEVRVLGHKFQNPVGIAAGCDKHGEAVDGLYKMGFGFAENGSVTPKPQEGNPRPRLFCLLKDQAVINRYGFNSQGLSVVEHRLRARQQKQARLTEDGLPLGINLGKNKTLADAAADYAVGVQVLGPLADYLVGNVSSPNTAGLWGLQGKAEPRCLLTKVLQEREALQRAWKLAVLVKIAPDLTAQDKEDIASVVRELGIHGLIVTNTTVSHPASLQGTLCSEMGGLSGKPLRDLSIQTIWEMYTLTQGRVPVIGVGGVSRRQDALKKIRAGAPLVQLYTALTYQGPPMVXQELEALLN